Genomic segment of Nitrospirota bacterium:
GCCTCTGCGCCTTGATTTTCTCGCTTATGTGATCAGGCAGGTTGAGTGCTGCTGTCTTTGGCCTTTTTGAATACTTAAAGGCGAATATACCGTCAAACTCTATTTCTTCAAGGGCACGTAATGTGCATTGAAAATCCTCTTCACCTTCTCCTGGAAAACCAACAATTATATCAGTTGTTATCGATATATCTGGTATTGCTTCTCTGAGCCTGTCAATTTTCTCTTTATATTCAATGTATGTGTATCCCCTGTTCATCATGGACAAGACCTTGTCAGAGCCAGCCTGAAGCGGCAGATGTATATGCTCGCATATTTTTGGTAATTCCCTCATTGCCTTTATAAGGTCATTTGATAAATCCCTTGGGTGCGAGGTAACAAAACGGATCCTCTGAATTCCCTCTATATTGTGTATTAAATATAGCAGGCGAGGAAAATTCACATCTTCTGCAAAGCCCTTCCCATATGAATTCACATTCTGACCTAAAAGGGTTATCTCCTTGAATCCTTTTTCCGCAAGCGCTTTGACTTCATTGCATATGTCCTTGCCGGGCCTGCTCCTTTCTCTTCCTCTGGTATAGGGCACAATACAGTATGAACAAAAATTATCACACCCATACATTATCGAGACCCATCCCCTAACCTGCCCTTCCCTTTTTAAAGGCAGAGTCTTCAGGTGGTATTCAGGGTCATTGCTGAGGGCTATGCGGATTGATTTTTCCTTTATCCATTTTTGCAGGCTGTTAAGGCTCTGAGGCCCAAAGACTAAATCCACATAAGGGAACCTTTTAAATAAGTCTTCTCCCTTTTGCTGTGCAATGCAGCCTGCAACAAGGATTTTAAGGTCAGGGTTTTTCTCTTTCAGGCATCTGAGTCTCCCGAGTTCGCTGTAAAACTTCTGTTCGGCTTTTTCCCTGACACTGCATGTATTGATAACTATTACGTCAGTGCTTTTCAGGGTTTTAGTCTGACCATAACCGTATTCAGAGAAAATCCCCGCAATCTTCTCAGAGTCGTGGACATTCATCTGACATCCGAAGGTCAAGATAAAGACTTTGGGGTGATTTTCTTTATAAATTTCTGATTCTTCTGCCATATAGAAACCTTTTTTATGTTACAATTTTAACATCTTTTAATTAAATTTTTCTTGCATGAAAGGGTTTCTTCTGGTAAAAATTGTATTAAGAATATCCGGCTCATCTCCAAATTATTGAACGAGATATAAGTAATGTCCTATTTTGTCATTGCCCGAGTAGATCGGGCAATCCAGAGTAAAGCATAAAGACTGGATTCCGCATCAAGTGCGGAATGACAGAGAGAGCGTACATAGGACATTACATTTGCGTTATTCAATAGCTGGTGAATTAAGAGGGTTCAAGGAGCAACTTTTTGGGAGAAGAATCGAATATCCTAAAGAATGCAGAGGAGGGAGGAGAAAATGCCTTACACAGCAAAGGATTACAGCAAATTAATAGGTATGGAGGGTTTTAGCGAAACATTGCTAAAAAATCATTTTACCCTTTATCAGGGTTATGTGACAAACACCAATAAGTTGCTTGACACTTGGATGGGTTGTGCTTTATCAGGATGCCTCTGGTGGAAGGCTGATAAATTTCTGGATAAATGAGCACGATGTCTCACATCCAGCAGGGTGTAATCCAGTATTAATAATGGATGTATTTGAGCACGCCTTTATGATTGATTATGGACTTAAAAAAGCTGATTACATAGATTCTTTCTTTAAAAATATTAGCTGGTCAGCGGTTGAAGCAAGGCTGAGATAGGAGAACAGATGGATATAAAAATAAAGTATTGTGGCGAGTGAAACTATAAGCCAGCAGCCCTCAGGTTGAGGGAAGAAATAAAAGATGAACTTGGCGTTGATGCAACCCTTATAGAAGGCAGTGGTGGCGTATTTGATGTAACTGTAGATGGAAAACTGATCTTCTCAAAATTCACACTCTTCAGGTTCCCGGATGCAGGGGAGGTCAGCAGGCTCATAAAGCAGATGAAGGCCTGAAATCATGAAATCAAAGGCGGGGACCTTGCCCCGCCTTATAAGTTTAATCAGTTATTTTGCAGTTGTTTTAGCAGCCATTGCATCAGTAAGAATCTTGATGCCTTTTTGTGACTCGTCAACAGACATGGTAAGTGATTCTCTTGCCATCTCAGGATTATGGAAACCGTCTGAGTTTTCGGCAGTCCAGTATTCCCAGAGTATATGTGCCCTCAGATGTTGATCCTGTGCCTTCTTTATAGCCTCTGCATCAACACCAGCCTTCTTGGCCTCAACTATCTTATCAATTAAAGCAGAAAGCCAGAACTCTGCCTTTCTCATCTTTCCTTTAGTGTATGCCTTAATGGAATCAATGGCATACACTGCCTGTTCTGGTGTCCACTTTGAATGGCATTTAAGGCATGTCTCTTTAAGCTGAACCTTTGGTGTTACTGCAAAGTGAGATGTATAGACTTTACCTGTCTTCTTGTCCTTCACCTTTGGGGTATGGCAGTCGTTACATCCAACTCCTGCCTTTGCATGCTTTGAGCTGTAGAATGTCTCTGCCTCAGGATGCTGTGCCTTCCAGAGCAGGCCCCCTGTCAGGGCGTGTTTGAAGTCAAGGAAGTGAACCTTATTTACATAGTGGTCATAAAGATCAAAGACATCCTTGTATGGGAAATGGTTTGTCCTTCTGTCCGCCATTGTGACTGTGTATTTGGACGTATCAGGATTTGTTGGGTCATAGCCTGGATTGCAGTTATACTCCACATGGCACTGTCCGCACTGGAGCCTTGTGTCGTATTTATCAAGAAGGGCAATCTTTCTCGTAAATCCCCTGACACCCATATCAATCACCTTTATGCCTGTTCTTTTCGGGTCTTTATGCCAGAGGGTGTCTCCATCAGGTCTTGTGAGGGCATCTATAAGACCGTCTCTCACGACTCTCGGCTTTGCTGCATGTGGGTCATGGCAGTAAATGCAGTTAAGACCATGCTGAAGGTCTTTTGCAAGCTCAAATACCTTAGATGTCCTTGACCACTGGGCGCCGTTTACAGGGTCACCCATGTATGCCCATTTCAGGATCTGGTCCTGACTCTTACACTGTAAGCAAACAGGATTTGCAGCAGGGGCACTCTGGGGAATGAATGCCTTATGCTCTTTAACATCAGGATAATTATCCTGAAGCAAATCCCATGCTTTTTTACCTGCCTTTTCAGTGGTATACAGCCAACCATTCTTTGCCTGGAATCTTCCTCCATATGCCCTGTCAACAATCAGATGGTCTATGAGCATCCAGGGGTGGCTTCTTGTAAGGTTATGCTCTTTAGTAAAACCATGCCCCATCATAAGTTTATCCCAGAATGGATTTGGAGACCTGTTTGTGAGCTGGGATTTCTCATCCCTCGCAGGCCTGTGATAGGCCGTCTGTAAAAAGCTGTTATACTGCTCTTTATGGCATGAACCGCATGCTTCCCATGATGTGTCAGTTGCAGGTCTTGTATCAGGGCTGGGTCCTTTGAGATGCTTATCAAGCCCTTTGTGGCAGTTTGAACAATTAATCTTTGCATGTTTGCCCATTGCGTGGAGCTCTTTAATGGGTGCATGACACCCATAGCACGTCTCCACGTTTACTGATTTTTCTGCTGGCTTAGCTTTGGCAGTCGCTGCCTTCTGAGCATCTGCACTTGTGAAATAAATACCCATAACTAAAACAATCGCTATGAACGATAGCAGTAATACATAAAACTTCTTGCTCATTCACTTCCTCCTTTCAGGTTTTATGCTTAATTAAGATTAAGAGACACGCTCAGCGTTATTAAGCCTATTATCCCTTTCTTAAAATTTTGGACGGCTTATCTAAATAATTGAAATAGCAGATTGGCCTTTATAATGTCAAGGTCTTAAGTTAATTTTTCTATAATTACATATTCTGCTAAAGATGGTAAAATAGTAAAAATTAAATCAAAAGAGGTATAACATGAAAAAAGAAAAAACAGATAAGATTGAAGACTGTTTCGATGAGACAGCGTACGAAGACTCGGTAAAAAAGATAATAAGCGATGTAGAACAGGGGCTATCCTTTGATGCGGCGTGTTCGGTTCTGAATCCCGCAGTATGCGGGACGGAGATAAAAGAGTCTATCATAGATGATGCCCTGAAGGTCTTGATTGCAGAGATGCATTTTTCTAATGGCGTGCCTTTAAAACAGCTTGCCATGAAGCTTAAGTTGTCATCAAGTAAGTTGATAAATGCAAAAGAGAGCATGCTTAAAGAGGCAGGAGAAGCTGCCATTGCCGAATACAAAGCGAGCATTGCAGACCATTGATTGGTGGAATACATAAAGGAATTTGTGAGAGAAGACCTGGAATAGTGTTCACAGGCAAAGAGGATTTACTGCAGGTACTTATTGAAGCCTTTCTCATGGAGAAAGGGACGAGGGACTTCTATTCTCAGGCTGCCCAAAAGGCAATCAATTCAAAAACTAAAAACGCATTTAAAGAACTTTCTCGATGGGAAGAACAGCATATGGATTTTATTCAGTTCCTTTACCAATCAATACAGGACAACAGGGATGTAGAGAGTTTTAAAGACTTCAAAAACAGAACAGATGCACCTGTTACAGAAGCAGGGATTCCTGTAAAAGACCTGGAGACGAAATTAGAAGGATACAATTTTATAGATGATATGGGAGCACTAATAATGGCACTGGAGATGGAGGGAAAGGCATATAACCTTTATCGAAGGCTTTCTCGGGATACTATAGATAATAACGCAAGGGTTGTATTTCAAGAGATGATGGAGCAGGAAAGCAAACATATCGATTATCTTAAAAAGGTGAGGCTAAACCTTTCCGAGATACCATGAGAATCTGTCGATGACTCGTAGAGAGGAGGAGAAGATGAATGCTATCGAGATAGCTATCAGGATGGAAAAGGATGCAATAAATTTCTATAGGGAGGCATCTGAAAAGACAAGACATCCTGTTGGAAAAAAGATGTTTCTGACTATAACAGAAGATGAAAAAAGGCACCTTGAGATGCTCTCACAAATATTCAAGGGGCTTAACATAGAGGCCAAAGATGTCAGTCCGTTGAAAAATATCAGGACAATTTTTGAATCAATGAAGGATGAGATGATGCAGAGAGTTGAGGCAACCACGGATGAGCTTGAAGCATTTAAGATCGCAATGCAGATGGAAAAAGAGGGGATTGAATTTTATAAAAAGGCTGCATCAGAAGCGCAAACATGGAGGGAAAAATCTCTATTTGAGAGACTTATTAAAGAAGAACAGCAGCATTATGATGTCTTTGCGAATACATATTTCTTCCTCTCAGACACCGGGAGCTGGTTTATGTGGGAGGAACACAGCATAGTGGACGGTGGCACATCATGGGCATAATTATCAAGGAGGCTGAATGTCTACACTGCTTCTAAAGTCTATTTTATCTTTGATCACAATTCTCTCTGCTTTTATTGCCATATTCACAATGTACGAAATCCTTGGAAGATCCGAAAAGAAATATGATATTGCAAAACTTAAGAAGATACATAAGGCCAATGGAATAGTTTATTTTTTGATATTTATCTTTATAGCCTATTTCTGTCTGAACTTTATTATAACTTCCAAATCAGAGCTTTCTCCCCGCGGGATATTCCATAGCGTATTTGCCTTCACAGTAATAGTTCTCCTCTGCCTGAAAATCTCTTTTATAAGAATCTATAAACAGTTTTATGGAAAGGTTCAGACAATTGGACTTTTAATTGCCCTGATCACCTTTGGTATGGTCGGTACTTCTGGTGGTTACTATCTGCTTGTTACTGAATTTGGAAGGGATAAGGCTTTCGATAAAATTATGGAATACAAAAAGGAAGGCCCATCAAAAATAGCAGATAAAAAAGTCGTTGCCCCGACACTTCGGGGTAACCGAGATGAAGGTATAAAGATTGCAGTTAAAACAGACCCTGAGAGCATCAGAAAGGGCAAAGAACTTTATGAATCCAAATGCTATTTCTGCCACGATGCTTACAGTACAAAAGCCGCTGTGGGTCCAGGGCATAAAGGTATTCTAAAAAACCCTCTGCTTCCTGTAAGCAAGAAACCGGCAACCCCTGAGAATGTAGCGACTCAATTGAGGAATCCTTATAAGGACATGCCGTCATTTTCTTACCTATCGGAAGATGATGTGCTGAACATCATTGCGTTTTTAAATACGCTTTAAGGGGGGTCAAAATGTCTGAAAGCCTTTATACAAGAATTCATTTTTGACTCATCTGCAGATTAATACAAACGCATTAAATAAGTTGACATGAATATTTAGTGTCGTCATTCCCGCACAGGCGGGAATCCAGTTTTATTAATATCTTTCTGGATTCCTGCTTTCGCAGGAATGACAGCAAATGTAACATTCTCGAACCCTTTTTAGCAACTTTCTGGGGGAAGAATCTTATTTTATTATTATCCCCGCGTAGCCCACAACATAGCTATAATCTCCACTGACATCGCCTGATGTCATGTATTTGACAAGCTCGGCTTCTCTGGCGCCCAAGCTGTTTGCGGCAAAGAGCATAGCAGTCGCAGGCGCAAACCCGCACATGCTTATCTTTTCCCTTCTGACTGTCTCATGAAGGCCCTCCGGGTCGAGATTGAGGATCCTGTCAATGGCCTTTTTATCTTTTGCCCTGGCTACCGGGTCAGTTTCATAGTGGCTCATATCAGAGCTTGCAACAATAACAACAGGGTATGTTGTGTCTTTAATAGCCTTTGCCAGCGCATCTCCTACTAATCTGCAATCCGCAAGGGAATTAGCCATCATTGTAATCGGCACAATCATGACATCCGATGAGAAATGAAGGATAAACGGGAGCTGAACTTCAAGGGAATGTTCCATTGAATGTGCCTGGGTGTCCTCTTCAATGACGTCGGAGAACTGGAGGATTTTTTTTGCCAATAATTCATCTATTTTCAATGTACCTGTAGGGACTTCCCACTCGCCAAAGGCCATAATGGAGATAGGGCTTCCAAGCCCTGTGTGGTTAGGGCCAAGAAGAATAAACGTATGAGGAAACTCGATCTTTGAATAAACCGCACCTGCAACACCGCCGGAATACATAAGCCCTGCGTGAGGAGAAACAATGCCTAAGACTTTCTCTCTAAGGGGATACGCTTCAATATACTGGCTGACCTGCGCAGAAAGCTTAGATGATGTGCCAGAATAAAATTGCCCGGCTACAGCAGGCCTTCTTTTCATGCTGTTACCTCCTGTCCCGAAAAGTCGGGATCAGACGAATCTGAAGAAAGGCCAAGAATTGGGAAGACTTCTTTTTTAATATATTCTACACCTTTTTGGGCAAATTGCCTCTGCTTTTTTTGGTCTTTCTGCTCAAGAGGCCTATCAATAATGCCGGGCAATTCGGCATTAATTCCTTCTCTGGCCAGGATTTCTTTAAATGCCTCAGGTAGCTCTTTGTCGAGTTCAACTCCTGCCATTATAGAGAAGGCGAGTCCCCATGCCCTCGCCACATTTAAAATATTATAGCCCCCTCCGCCAAGCGCTACCCATGGGATTTTAAGATTTTTAAAAAATGAAACCATCTCCTTGAATGCAAGATTTGTGAGTTCTAAATGTGTCAGGGGGTCATTATATAAGCTGTCAGCACCAAGCTGGGTAACAAGAATGTCGGGCTTAAAGGCATCAAGAATGGGCGGAACGATTTCTTTAAATCCCCACAAATATACCTCATCCCTTGTCTCAGGATAAAATGGAAGATTTACGGAAAACCACCTTCCCTTGCCCTTCCCTATTTCTGTTACGTCTCCTGTGCCTGGAAAGAGAAAAAAGCCTGTTTCATGGAGAGAAATGGTAAGCACTTTTGAAGTATTGTAAAAAGCGAATTGAACACCGTCTCCGTGATGGGCATCAATATCAATATAAGCCACTGTTTTACCTGCCCTGAGTATCCTGTTAATTCCAATTACAGGGTCATTTAAATAACAGAATCCAGAGGCGCGGCCTGGCATGGCATGATGAAGACCTCCTGCAATGCTAAACGCAGCCGGAGCAATATTTTTCAATACAATATCAACAGCCTTAAGAGTTGAGCCAACAGTGAGTAAAGAGCCTGCGTATATCCCGCTGAATACAGGGTTATCTCCCCAGCCAAGCCCATACTGCCCCGCATTATCGGGACAAATGCCTTCGTCAATAAGTTTTAAGACATCAATATATTCATTAGTGTGAAAGGTTACTATTTCTTCATAAGGGGCAGACTCAGGCTCAAAAACAGCAACACCAGGAGAGTCAAGCACTCCATAAGCCTTTAGAAGCTCATAGGTAAGCTTAAGTCGCTCCATTTTTAATGGATGCTGAGGGCCGTAGTTGTATTTCTGGAAGTCCTCAGAATAGACGAGGGCAGCTTTCTCGGTACGAGTCGATTCCGACATTCAGCCGTTCCAGTCGAGCTGACGGCCTGTATAATTTTTGAATTTAGTATATTGGTCAATAAAAGTGACTTTTATAGTCCTGGTTGGCCCATTTCTCTGCTTTGCGACATTTAATTCCGCTACCCCCTTTTCAGCGTCTGAGGCCTTGTAATACTCACCTCTGTACAGGAACAGGATTGTATCTGCATCCTGCTCTATGGCCCCTGATTCCCTTAAATCAGCAAGTATTGGCCTTTTGTTTTCTCCCCTCTGTTCGCAGCTTCTGTTGAGCTGACTGATTACTATAACAGGCACCGACAGATCTTTGGCAAGGGCCTTTAACGACCGTGAGATATCAGAAATTACCTGTTCTCTTCCAATATATGAGCTTTCACCCCTCATAAGCTGTAAATAATCTATAATTATAAGACCAAGGCCATGTTCTGCTTTGAGTCTGCGGGCCTTGGCCCTTATTTCAAGCACTGAGTTGAATGTATCATCTATGTATATCGGTGCTTCTGCCAGTCTGCCAGCGGCATTTACAAGCTTTCTATAATCTTCCTTGCTGTGGTAACCCGAGCGGACACTCTTGGAGTCCACCTCTGCCTCTGAGCACACTATTCTCAAGACAATTAGTTCCTTGGACATCTCGAGACTGAAAAGAGCTACAGGCACCTTGGCCTCAATTCCAACATACGAGGCAATATTCAGACAAAAAGAAGTCTTGCCCATACCAGGTCTGGCGCCAACGACTACAAGGTCACCTGGGTGAAAGCCTGTTGTAAGCGTGTCAAGGTCTGCAAAACCCGTTGGAAGCCCGGTTATGAGTTCTTTTTTATTATAAAGGCGGTCTACGAGCTCTATCGTATCTTTCAGGATATCTTTTACGTGGACAAAAGAGGTTTTTACCATTTTTTCAGATATGGCAAAAATCTTTGTTTCAGCTCTATCGAGAAGCTCATTAACTTCCAGATTATCATCGTAGCTCATGGTTACAATTTCCGTAGCTGTTCTTATGAGGTTTCTCAGAATTGCTTTTTCTTTTACTATTTTTGAATGGTATCTTACGTTTGCTGAGGTTGGCACCTGACTTATGATAGAGCTGAGATAGGAGGCTCCGCCTACCTCTTCGAGTTGTTCTTTTCTGCCCATATGTTCTGTAAGTGTGATTAGGTCTATGGGCTCATTCCTCTCGTACAGAGCAAGCATTCCATTAAATATTTTTTTGTGAGCATCTCTGTAAAAATCATCAGGGGCAAGGAATTCCAGAACCTTTGCTATGGCCTCATTTTCAAGCAGGATAGCACCTAAGACAGACTGCTCTGCTTCGATATTTTGAGGGGGTAATCTGTCGAGGGCAACTTCAAGTTCTTTCATGTTTTATTTAATGATAAATAACAAATGATAAATGGCAAATTTATCTGTTATCTATTGTCTTTACCGACTTCTATAGTAACGTTTGCTGTTATCTCTGGATGCAGTTTAATGGAAACATTATACGTCCCTAACCTTTTTATAGGCTCCTCTAAAAGTATCTTCCGTTTATCGACCTCGATCCCTTCTCTGGATAGGGCTTCGGCTATATCCATGCTGGTCACAGAGCCAAACAATTTGTCCTCATCGCCTGCCTGGGCCTGGATAGTTACGGTCATGCCTGATAACTTTTTGGCCAGATCCTCAAGTGATTGTTTAACTTTTTTTGCCTTCTCAAGGATTATATTTTTTTCATGCTCGAGCTTTTTGATGTTTTTAGGACTTGCCTCTACAGCTAAATTCTTCGGGATAAGATAATTCCTTCCATAGCCATCAGCCACATTTAATATATCTCCAATCCTGCCGAGGTCTTTGACGTCTTCTTTTAAAATAACTTTCATTGGTACTCCTTTCCGTTTTTCATTTCCATTTTAATAATATGCCATGGTTGTTGTCAATCAACTCGATGCGAGTCTCGTAGCGAGTCTTCGCCCGATACGGGTAGACTTCGAGTCGCTACGACCGGAAATATTTTTCCAGGGTTCATTATGCCCTTCGGGTCAAAAATCTTTTTTATCCCCCTCATGAGTGCGAGTGCGGTTGGGGGGACTTCCATTTCGATATAGGGAGACTTTGTCAGCCCTATGCCATGCTCCCCTGAAATAGTGCCTCCTAATTTTAGTGTTTCTTCAAAGATATCTTTTACCGCATATTTTGCCCTTTTATATTCATCAGGATTGTCTTTATCGGTCATTATATTTACATGGATATTGCCATCTCCTGCGTGTCCAAAATTTACAATCTTTATGTGGTGTCTATCAGCTATCCTTTTTAATGAGTGAATCATCTCTGGAATTTTGCTCCGCGGCACAACTATATCCTCGTTTATCTTTGATGGACTTATATGATAGAGGGCAGGCGAAACAGCCCTCCTTGCTTCCCACAGGCGTTGTTTTGCAAAGACATCATCTGCTACCTGGACATCAGCCCCCAGAGAGGTGCAGATAGTTGCTATTTTTTCAGCATCCACAGTTACCGAGGCTCTGGCACCATCAACTTCAATCAAGAGCACTGCCTCTGCTGTTTCTGGAAGCCCGACTGGTTTATAGTTTTCAACAGCTTTTATTGACTCACGATCCAGGAATTCAAGGGTTCTCGGAATTATTCTACTGGCTGTAATCTTGGGGACAGCCATTGCAGCCGAATCCAATCCAGGGAACACACATAGAAGTGTTATTGTCTCTTCAGGCAAAGGTAGTATCTTTAAGAATATCTTTGTAATAATTGAAAGGGTGCCCTCAGAACCAACAATAAGCCTTGTTAAATCATAACCAACTACTCCCTTATGAGTTTTTACTCCTGTTGTAAGAACCCTGCCGTCTGAAAGAACGGCTTCAAGGCCCAGGACATAATCTCTTGTAACACCATACTTTAAGGCCCTGGGCCCCCCTGCATTTGTAGCTACATTGCCGCCTAAGGTGCAGAACTCCATACTTGCTGGGTCCGGAGGGTAAAAAAGCCCTTTTGTCTCTAATGCCCTTTGAAGATGGGCGTTTACAACCCCTGGTTCAACCACAGCAACGAGGTTATTTTCATCAATATCCAGGATCTTATTCATCCTCTCTAAGGACAGCACAATAGAGTCTTTCAGGGATACAGCTCCGCCTGCCAGCCCTGAACCAGCACCGCGTGGTATCAGGGGGATTTCACCTTCATAGGCAAAGGCCGCTGCCTTTGATACTTCAGCGGTAGTGAGTGGCCTTACTACAACAGATGGAAGGTCATCCATAGAGGATGCATCAAAGCTATAACAGAGTAATTCTTCTGGCTCGGTTGATACCCTGCCAGGCAATATCTCTCTAATCCGCTTCATGTTTTCTGGAAAGGGATGATATGAGGTCTTTTAAAAAAATCTTCTCATTGTCATTTAAGCCTTGAAATTCCACAGCCACATGATAATATGGAATGGTTTTTTCGCAACCCTTTAACCTTATTATTTCCGGCCCATCATCCAAAGCAAAAACATTACCCTTTTCGCCACTCTTTATCGCGCCTTTTAATGTTGCTCTAACAACAGTACAGAGAGGGGCCATCTTCCCTTTATCAGATGATATCTGTACTCTGTAACGACTGTTAGTATTCATGCGTCGTGTTGTTTCAAAAAGCATTCCCCCACTGCTTATATCCAGTATCTTTACTTCATGGGCGAATATAATTTTTGCCTTGCATTCATCGTCCACCCTGAATCGCTGGAATGACCTTTTATTCACTGTACTGCCTCCTCTGCCAGATGCATTGAGACTACCCTGGACACGCCTGCCTCTTCCATTGTAATACCATAAATATAATCCGCAAGCTCCATTGTCCTTCTGTTATGTGTAACGATAATGAACTGAATATTTTCAGAAAGGCCGTTAATCATGTCAGAAAATCTCTCTGTATTTGATTCATCGAGGGGTGCATCCACTTCGTCGAGGATGCAAAGGGGGGTCGGTTTTACCATAAAACCGGCAAACAGGACCGAGAGAGCAACCAATGCCTTTTCTCCCCCAGAAAGCAAGGACAGGTTCTGGAGTTTTTTCCCGGGAGGCTGCGCTATTATATCAATGCCTGCATCCAGAATATCGCCTTCCAGAAGAAC
This window contains:
- a CDS encoding PilZ domain-containing protein → MNKRSFQRFRVDDECKAKIIFAHEVKILDISSGGMLFETTRRMNTNSRYRVQISSDKGKMAPLCTVVRATLKGAIKSGEKGNVFALDDGPEIIRLKGCEKTIPYYHVAVEFQGLNDNEKIFLKDLISSLSRKHEAD
- a CDS encoding FAD-binding protein, giving the protein MKRIREILPGRVSTEPEELLCYSFDASSMDDLPSVVVRPLTTAEVSKAAAFAYEGEIPLIPRGAGSGLAGGAVSLKDSIVLSLERMNKILDIDENNLVAVVEPGVVNAHLQRALETKGLFYPPDPASMEFCTLGGNVATNAGGPRALKYGVTRDYVLGLEAVLSDGRVLTTGVKTHKGVVGYDLTRLIVGSEGTLSIITKIFLKILPLPEETITLLCVFPGLDSAAMAVPKITASRIIPRTLEFLDRESIKAVENYKPVGLPETAEAVLLIEVDGARASVTVDAEKIATICTSLGADVQVADDVFAKQRLWEARRAVSPALYHISPSKINEDIVVPRSKIPEMIHSLKRIADRHHIKIVNFGHAGDGNIHVNIMTDKDNPDEYKRAKYAVKDIFEETLKLGGTISGEHGIGLTKSPYIEMEVPPTALALMRGIKKIFDPKGIMNPGKIFPVVATRSLPVSGEDSLRDSHRVD